In Acidobacteriota bacterium, one genomic interval encodes:
- a CDS encoding GAF domain-containing protein: MNEQHMPRLAQLIKLSTAILASQSPQQVLQATCQAAVQFFEVGHCGFVLFDERLETGRVYAEFPDLGEVGRVIPVRGAAAAERFVTLREPLVIGDVTADQPLGAGREILLNQDIRSTLLVPVIYQGRLLGSLGLDSVGRTREFTAVEVELCRSLAEQAATALEIAQALEQARKQAEVLEKGQARISDLARLKDDLANVIDNGPTGVIAVDQSGRIVVLNRQAEKIIGYRAADVLGAEVTMLYVEPEEPRRIGAKLHQSEAGRLTEYDTFMRHRDGESVPIRLTAFWLYNARGQRCGSVGYFDHTLRHLADRHALLLEAPTLVEREDGLPMLAEKMLRALPHTFCRILLLDEHNQMLRVVAACLNANINGGLQWQEGAWQSVKFNDWPGLIDVLNRTQPLLLRSAEIRQQQILKKISAALNIRHPLQALLIVPLHLDEQLVGFLEIGEHRSAAPHQFTAGDRDLVTRVATQITAPLLINRRKEELIRLHQATLEMAEELDLPQLEQNLVKLAKDILRADATLFLRYEYAHDRFVPQEMMNVGVPPAIWEQFAADPPRPTKLTKEAIKLGYLLIPDLKQVAPEMFQAEHRKWFEEMEMVSLEVIALKVREEPVGFLLAGYRTTRVFGEAHKQLVESFSTAAALSLKKAVLFAQIKQSTEIATTIAQATAHGKRTEVLTAIAQKTRNIIRCDAVTLYVYNPLIQRLEYPPTTDGLSYPKEATTGQHPSQLVRDSLWRAAPELIEDVTANAKFKDTPFAHREGIKSLAVFPLKAAGQTIGVMFANYRSRHVFTDEEVANIQLFADQTSTVIFNAQFYLPTVRQAKVLEGLLEAGKAITRSLQLPETLRAISDQALQMFRGADQYHQCFTHIVELKDDTLSFVAASPAEELHKLRAEMALVNLPRPEERIGINGLVAKTGQVKNVGDVQSDPDVFRPRLYINSQLSVPLFIGERVMGVLTIEHPDREAFDEEDEKHAEALAAQAALALQNARAHALVNEHKARLDLLHHATQVLDNKLKLSETHQAIVEEARKLVSADFAVLWVFDQGQNQFISDNPIVAGGSPDLLTKLKADPPQPRRTSYTLLERGWMAEPDLESAESSMSVETRARFMGYGIKSFQGVALKVGDEAVGVLYLHYREPRRFEQYDQHLLESFAAFAALSLRKTGLLQQISDEQETARKVTELTALAKSDFLSQVVEATRERINCDVIVLYSYDPDTKRLNPEPFNIGVREPEKARFGIHMAGPKSPIVHGMLEKRELYVIEDVSQDELFHHSRFAAEEGIQSLAVAPLLTTAGNVGVMFFNYRYPHRFTENETTRIKHFASQVAIAVRNWQLLAKAQKRADVLTGLFNATKEVMRDVDDVEKTLRVISEQALQIVGACADKGCFSHIGVIEETGLLNFVAASSEEIRRQLKPESVLPSFDESPTGRPRGIPQRAVKTRKTQNVFDVNKDPDYYVLKSEINSQLSVPLILENEQQERLVVGVLTIEHPDLAAFSEEDERNVESLAAQAAIAVRNARRYQALKRAQSLAWMGIGSATQRHTIANRAISLSMEAASLQQELERQQLGDEIIARTAKLRRHADQLKQMPALPSLTTAEGRQRIKLNDFLAKQAEKWRAYGYYPDVSLQLDLQAYVDATITVSPEWLEQALSTLVDNAMAATEGRPKRKVSIGSRNVSGLAEIFVTDNGFGIPPEIRILILREPIRKSRGRGMGLLIARLIVDTYDGQLRCTHTGDDGTTMMISLPLC; this comes from the coding sequence ATGAACGAGCAGCACATGCCTCGCCTCGCACAACTGATCAAACTCAGCACGGCCATCCTGGCCAGCCAAAGCCCGCAACAGGTGTTGCAGGCTACTTGTCAGGCGGCTGTCCAATTTTTTGAGGTGGGGCACTGCGGCTTTGTACTCTTTGATGAGCGGTTGGAAACTGGACGCGTCTATGCCGAATTCCCAGACTTGGGCGAAGTCGGGCGCGTGATTCCCGTGCGCGGGGCGGCAGCGGCGGAGCGCTTCGTCACGTTGCGCGAACCGCTTGTGATCGGCGACGTAACGGCGGATCAACCGCTTGGTGCGGGGCGCGAGATATTGCTTAATCAGGACATTCGCTCGACCTTGCTTGTTCCAGTCATCTATCAAGGGCGGCTGCTCGGTTCGCTCGGCCTGGATAGTGTTGGGCGAACACGCGAATTCACGGCGGTTGAGGTTGAGTTATGCCGCAGCCTGGCAGAACAGGCTGCGACGGCGTTGGAGATAGCACAGGCGCTGGAACAAGCCAGAAAACAAGCTGAAGTCTTGGAAAAAGGACAGGCCAGAATCAGCGATCTCGCCCGACTCAAAGATGACTTAGCCAATGTGATTGATAATGGCCCGACCGGCGTGATTGCCGTAGATCAGTCAGGACGGATAGTCGTTCTTAACCGGCAGGCTGAAAAAATCATTGGCTATCGCGCCGCTGACGTGCTGGGTGCTGAAGTAACAATGCTGTATGTCGAGCCAGAGGAACCACGGCGGATTGGCGCGAAGCTGCACCAGAGCGAAGCAGGCAGGCTTACAGAATACGATACCTTCATGCGACACCGCGATGGAGAGAGCGTACCAATTCGGTTGACGGCTTTCTGGCTTTACAACGCCCGCGGGCAGCGTTGTGGCAGCGTCGGTTATTTTGATCACACCTTGCGTCACCTGGCCGACCGGCATGCGCTCTTGCTGGAAGCCCCGACCCTGGTCGAGCGGGAAGACGGATTACCTATGTTGGCTGAAAAAATGCTGCGCGCTTTGCCACACACGTTCTGCCGCATTTTGTTGTTGGACGAGCATAACCAAATGCTGCGGGTAGTTGCCGCCTGCCTCAATGCGAATATCAATGGCGGGCTGCAATGGCAGGAAGGCGCATGGCAAAGCGTGAAATTTAATGACTGGCCCGGGTTGATAGACGTGCTCAACCGCACGCAACCGCTGTTGTTGCGAAGTGCTGAAATACGTCAGCAGCAAATACTGAAAAAGATTTCAGCGGCGCTCAATATACGCCATCCGCTTCAGGCGTTGCTGATCGTACCGTTGCACTTAGACGAGCAGTTGGTCGGGTTCCTCGAAATTGGCGAACACCGATCCGCTGCGCCCCACCAATTCACGGCCGGGGATCGCGACTTAGTCACCCGCGTTGCCACACAGATTACGGCACCACTGCTCATCAATCGCCGCAAGGAAGAGTTGATCCGTTTGCATCAGGCCACGCTGGAGATGGCGGAAGAACTCGATTTACCGCAGCTTGAGCAAAATCTGGTCAAGCTAGCTAAGGATATTTTGCGCGCTGATGCCACACTCTTTTTGCGCTATGAATATGCTCACGATCGTTTTGTTCCCCAGGAGATGATGAACGTAGGGGTACCACCAGCGATTTGGGAACAATTCGCTGCCGACCCACCGCGCCCAACCAAATTGACCAAAGAGGCCATCAAACTGGGCTACCTCCTTATCCCTGATCTAAAGCAAGTCGCACCGGAAATGTTTCAGGCTGAGCATCGAAAATGGTTTGAGGAGATGGAGATGGTCAGTCTGGAAGTAATAGCCTTGAAAGTCCGCGAGGAACCAGTTGGTTTTTTGTTGGCAGGCTATCGCACCACACGCGTTTTCGGTGAGGCACATAAACAACTGGTTGAAAGTTTTTCAACGGCTGCCGCGCTGTCGCTCAAAAAAGCCGTGCTGTTTGCGCAAATCAAGCAATCCACCGAGATCGCTACCACCATCGCCCAGGCAACGGCACACGGCAAGCGCACTGAGGTCTTGACCGCCATTGCGCAGAAAACCAGAAATATCATCCGGTGCGATGCGGTGACGTTGTATGTCTACAACCCGCTTATCCAACGACTTGAATACCCGCCTACAACTGATGGACTGTCTTACCCGAAAGAAGCCACCACCGGTCAACACCCCAGCCAACTCGTCCGCGATTCGCTATGGCGTGCGGCTCCTGAACTGATTGAGGATGTGACGGCCAATGCAAAATTCAAAGACACCCCGTTCGCTCATCGAGAAGGCATCAAGTCGCTGGCAGTGTTTCCGCTGAAAGCCGCCGGGCAGACGATTGGGGTAATGTTTGCGAACTATCGCTCTCGCCATGTGTTTACCGATGAGGAAGTCGCCAACATTCAGTTGTTCGCCGATCAGACAAGCACCGTAATTTTTAATGCTCAGTTTTATCTCCCTACTGTCCGACAAGCCAAAGTGCTGGAAGGATTGTTGGAGGCCGGGAAAGCTATAACCCGCAGCCTGCAACTACCAGAAACCTTGCGGGCCATTTCCGATCAGGCTTTGCAAATGTTTCGCGGAGCCGACCAATACCATCAGTGCTTCACGCACATTGTCGAACTTAAAGATGACACTCTTTCTTTTGTTGCTGCCAGCCCGGCAGAGGAACTTCATAAATTACGCGCGGAGATGGCGCTGGTGAATCTGCCCCGACCAGAAGAGCGTATCGGCATCAACGGGCTGGTAGCTAAAACCGGCCAGGTGAAAAATGTCGGTGATGTGCAAAGCGACCCCGATGTGTTTCGTCCGCGTCTTTACATCAATTCGCAATTGTCAGTTCCGCTTTTCATTGGTGAGCGTGTTATGGGCGTACTCACCATCGAACACCCTGACCGCGAAGCATTTGATGAGGAAGACGAGAAACATGCGGAAGCGCTAGCTGCTCAAGCTGCGCTTGCCCTTCAAAATGCTCGCGCACACGCCTTGGTCAACGAGCATAAGGCACGTTTGGATTTGCTTCACCATGCCACACAGGTGCTGGACAATAAGTTGAAATTGTCGGAAACCCATCAGGCCATTGTCGAAGAGGCACGGAAACTGGTCAGCGCTGATTTCGCCGTTCTCTGGGTTTTTGATCAAGGACAGAACCAGTTCATATCAGATAACCCTATCGTTGCTGGCGGTTCGCCTGATTTGCTGACCAAACTGAAAGCTGACCCACCTCAACCGAGGCGCACATCTTACACGTTGTTAGAGCGGGGATGGATGGCCGAACCAGACCTCGAATCCGCTGAGTCATCTATGTCAGTAGAAACACGCGCTCGCTTTATGGGTTATGGCATCAAAAGTTTTCAGGGCGTGGCGCTCAAGGTCGGGGACGAGGCAGTGGGCGTGCTTTACCTGCACTATCGTGAACCGCGCCGGTTCGAGCAATATGACCAGCATTTGCTGGAAAGCTTTGCCGCCTTTGCCGCACTCTCGCTACGAAAAACAGGATTGTTACAGCAAATTAGCGACGAACAGGAAACCGCCCGCAAGGTGACTGAGCTGACGGCGCTCGCTAAATCTGATTTCCTTTCTCAAGTTGTTGAGGCCACCAGAGAGAGAATCAATTGCGACGTCATTGTGCTTTACTCCTACGACCCCGACACGAAACGGCTGAATCCTGAGCCATTCAACATTGGGGTTCGTGAACCGGAAAAAGCACGCTTCGGCATACACATGGCTGGCCCGAAAAGCCCTATTGTGCATGGAATGCTGGAGAAGCGGGAATTATATGTAATCGAAGACGTCAGTCAGGACGAACTCTTTCACCACTCGCGTTTCGCGGCTGAGGAAGGGATTCAATCGCTTGCCGTTGCACCGCTCCTCACTACCGCAGGCAATGTCGGAGTGATGTTTTTCAACTATCGTTACCCGCACCGCTTCACCGAAAACGAAACCACTCGTATCAAGCATTTTGCCAGCCAGGTCGCGATTGCCGTGCGTAACTGGCAACTGCTGGCAAAGGCGCAAAAACGTGCTGACGTGCTAACCGGGCTGTTCAACGCCACGAAGGAGGTGATGCGGGATGTGGATGATGTGGAGAAAACTTTACGAGTAATTTCGGAACAGGCCTTACAGATTGTCGGCGCTTGCGCGGATAAGGGGTGCTTCAGCCATATCGGCGTTATCGAAGAAACTGGCTTACTTAATTTCGTTGCAGCCAGCTCAGAAGAGATTAGGCGGCAGCTTAAACCCGAATCGGTACTCCCTTCCTTTGATGAATCACCAACTGGGCGGCCTCGCGGAATACCGCAACGCGCGGTGAAGACCAGAAAAACGCAAAACGTTTTCGATGTAAACAAGGACCCTGACTACTATGTGCTCAAGTCAGAAATCAATTCACAACTTTCTGTCCCGCTTATTCTTGAGAATGAGCAGCAAGAGCGGCTGGTCGTTGGAGTCCTTACTATCGAGCATCCCGACCTTGCGGCGTTCAGCGAAGAGGATGAAAGAAATGTTGAGAGTCTGGCGGCGCAAGCCGCTATCGCAGTTCGGAACGCTCGCCGGTATCAGGCATTGAAACGCGCTCAGAGCCTAGCTTGGATGGGCATCGGCAGTGCAACGCAACGCCACACCATTGCCAATCGCGCCATCAGCTTGAGTATGGAGGCCGCATCACTCCAACAAGAATTGGAGCGTCAGCAATTGGGTGATGAAATCATTGCGCGCACCGCGAAGCTCCGTCGTCACGCTGACCAACTTAAGCAAATGCCCGCCTTGCCATCACTCACTACCGCAGAAGGCAGACAGCGCATCAAGTTGAACGATTTTCTAGCAAAGCAAGCTGAGAAATGGAGGGCTTATGGTTACTATCCTGATGTGTCACTCCAACTTGATCTGCAAGCATACGTAGATGCAACCATTACTGTCAGCCCAGAATGGTTGGAACAAGCACTCAGTACGCTGGTGGATAACGCGATGGCGGCTACGGAAGGGCGGCCTAAACGCAAGGTGTCTATTGGCAGCCGGAATGTGAGTGGGCTGGCAGAAATTTTTGTTACCGACAACGGGTTCGGAATCCCGCCAGAAATCCGCATCCTGATTCTTCGTGAACCAATCAGAAAGTCACGCGGTCGCGGCATGGGATTGCTCATCGCACGGTTGATTGTCGATACCTACGACGGCCAATTGCGTTGTACCCATACTGGTGATGACGGTACGACGATGATGATTTCGCTACCACTATGCTGA
- a CDS encoding DNA adenine methylase, with protein sequence MRPAFERERLLQRADYTYKFNTQTGRHGWLRLTPAYSLKIVEELVAGHEQSQRIFDPFCGTGTTALSAAYHGHEGVTTDINPFLVWFAQTKTAHYTPKEISAAQNACASALDLVRRKATEPVAAPPLHNIERWWTTKALDFLCLLRAAISAVSQERTAVRNLLSVAFCRSLIALSNVAFNHQSMSFKDDAQLALDFDLDMAGMFTKDVRFVLQGAAENPVGKAVVALGDSRRPASVVQGAYDLVITSPPYANRMSYIRELRPYMYWLGFLQDGRNAGELDWTVIGGTWGIATSRLIEWRRADEHFKSERLSAVLDQIAHADNKSGVVLANYVAKYFDDMWAHFQGLPPVLAHDAEVHYIVGNSTFYGVVVATELLYAEMLAALGFRNIECKAIRKRNSKKELVEFDVVGRWQNGERR encoded by the coding sequence ATGAGACCTGCCTTCGAACGCGAACGACTCCTTCAACGAGCGGATTACACGTATAAGTTCAACACCCAAACCGGCAGACATGGTTGGTTGCGTCTCACGCCCGCCTATTCATTGAAGATCGTAGAAGAACTCGTGGCCGGACATGAACAATCACAGCGCATCTTCGATCCATTCTGTGGAACCGGAACCACAGCCCTGAGCGCCGCCTATCACGGACACGAAGGCGTCACCACCGACATCAATCCTTTTTTGGTGTGGTTTGCTCAAACGAAGACGGCGCATTACACGCCCAAAGAAATATCGGCGGCACAAAACGCTTGTGCCAGTGCGCTTGATCTGGTGCGGCGCAAAGCCACTGAACCGGTCGCTGCGCCACCGCTGCACAACATTGAGCGTTGGTGGACGACAAAGGCGCTCGACTTTTTGTGTTTGCTGCGCGCCGCGATTTCGGCGGTGAGCCAAGAGCGAACCGCCGTGCGCAATTTGCTGTCAGTGGCTTTTTGCCGCTCGCTGATTGCGCTCTCGAATGTCGCATTCAACCATCAATCCATGTCGTTCAAAGATGACGCCCAACTCGCCTTGGATTTCGATCTGGACATGGCAGGAATGTTTACTAAAGACGTGCGCTTTGTTTTGCAAGGCGCGGCTGAAAACCCGGTGGGCAAAGCCGTTGTCGCACTCGGTGACTCGCGCCGTCCCGCGAGTGTGGTGCAAGGGGCGTATGATTTAGTCATCACCTCGCCGCCTTATGCTAATCGCATGTCTTACATTCGTGAGTTGCGTCCCTATATGTATTGGCTCGGCTTCTTGCAAGACGGGCGCAACGCGGGGGAACTGGATTGGACAGTGATTGGCGGAACCTGGGGTATTGCCACCAGCCGTTTGATTGAATGGCGACGCGCTGACGAACATTTCAAGAGCGAACGACTTAGCGCCGTACTCGATCAGATCGCGCACGCCGACAACAAGAGCGGCGTCGTGCTGGCAAATTACGTCGCCAAGTATTTCGATGATATGTGGGCGCACTTTCAAGGCTTGCCGCCTGTCCTTGCGCATGACGCGGAAGTTCATTACATCGTCGGCAATTCGACCTTTTACGGTGTAGTAGTCGCCACCGAATTGCTTTACGCCGAAATGCTGGCAGCGCTCGGTTTTCGTAACATCGAGTGCAAAGCGATTCGCAAGCGCAACTCCAAAAAAGAGCTTGTCGAATTCGATGTGGTCGGGCGATGGCAAAATGGTGAGCGGCGATAA
- a CDS encoding response regulator — translation MPKQLILLAENNDEFREQVVALLEEHGYEVAQATSPGQAREIAQQRQHELALAVFDVRLNDDRQSHDFSGLLLAETTCQKLPKVIMSSFSDDPDTYFEITRRLTEIAQKSYPATVRFLDKQKISPNLDGHSVNGKGLIDEIRSALDETAQTEQQQQEQADQKVRALFSKELITEVRGAIADELKGTLRSEPLDNYEGFIVASLHSQGKELSPQGKERILALEAGAACELQVQLLSERPATGMAEAVLIRGGQTVDEPTFDLEIEIESSFPDAIRKSVKAPADKPSEIIELPFTAPVETGEHDASVGVYQKNRLIQYLSFTIQIA, via the coding sequence ATGCCAAAGCAACTGATCCTGCTAGCTGAAAATAATGACGAATTCCGTGAGCAAGTTGTTGCACTGCTTGAAGAGCATGGTTACGAAGTCGCCCAAGCCACATCGCCAGGGCAAGCTCGTGAGATTGCCCAGCAACGGCAGCATGAACTGGCGCTGGCGGTTTTCGACGTTCGGTTGAACGATGATCGGCAATCCCACGACTTCTCTGGTTTGCTTTTAGCTGAAACGACCTGTCAGAAACTGCCTAAAGTTATCATGAGCAGTTTTTCTGATGACCCTGATACGTACTTTGAAATCACGCGCCGTCTCACTGAGATTGCACAAAAGAGTTATCCGGCAACGGTACGTTTTTTGGACAAGCAAAAAATCTCCCCTAACCTGGACGGACATTCAGTCAATGGGAAGGGGCTGATTGACGAAATCCGCAGTGCGTTGGATGAGACGGCTCAAACTGAGCAGCAGCAGCAGGAGCAAGCTGACCAAAAGGTACGTGCCTTGTTCAGCAAGGAACTCATAACTGAAGTGCGCGGTGCCATCGCGGATGAACTCAAAGGTACGCTTCGTAGTGAGCCACTGGACAATTACGAAGGTTTCATTGTCGCCAGTCTTCACTCGCAGGGCAAGGAACTGTCACCGCAAGGCAAAGAACGGATATTGGCACTGGAAGCTGGTGCGGCGTGTGAGCTTCAGGTGCAATTGCTTTCGGAAAGACCTGCCACAGGCATGGCGGAAGCCGTTTTGATCAGGGGCGGGCAAACGGTAGACGAACCGACGTTCGATCTGGAAATAGAAATCGAGTCATCTTTCCCTGATGCCATTCGGAAGTCTGTCAAAGCGCCAGCCGACAAGCCTTCAGAAATAATAGAGCTTCCTTTTACTGCTCCTGTTGAAACTGGCGAACATGACGCTTCCGTTGGGGTTTATCAAAAAAATCGCCTGATTCAGTACTTGTCGTTTACCATTCAAATCGCATAG
- a CDS encoding DJ-1/PfpI family protein, which produces MEIAILLFDRLTALDAIGPYEVLSRIPSATIKMVAKQAGPLRNDTGSLALVADYTLKQVPAPDIFVVPGGPGQMALMDDEEVLNWVRRAHATSKWTASVCTGSLVLGAAGLLKDLKATSHWLAYDALRALGAEPTEQRVVIAGKIITAAGVSAGIDMALTLAARVCGEAVAQAIQLGIEYDPQPPFDAGSPGKAPPAIVERLRARSRFILQGQ; this is translated from the coding sequence ATGGAAATTGCAATCTTGTTATTCGACCGGCTGACCGCGCTCGACGCCATCGGGCCATATGAAGTGCTCAGCCGCATTCCCAGCGCGACCATCAAAATGGTCGCTAAACAAGCCGGGCCGCTACGCAACGATACGGGCAGTTTGGCGTTAGTGGCCGATTACACGCTTAAGCAAGTTCCAGCGCCCGACATCTTCGTTGTGCCAGGGGGGCCAGGGCAGATGGCGTTGATGGATGATGAAGAGGTCTTGAACTGGGTGCGCCGTGCGCACGCAACGTCGAAATGGACGGCTTCAGTCTGTACAGGTTCGCTGGTGTTGGGTGCGGCGGGATTGCTGAAAGACTTGAAAGCGACTTCGCACTGGCTGGCCTATGATGCATTGCGGGCATTGGGTGCTGAGCCGACCGAACAGCGCGTCGTGATCGCAGGCAAGATCATCACAGCGGCAGGTGTCTCGGCAGGCATTGATATGGCGTTGACGCTGGCGGCGCGCGTTTGTGGTGAGGCCGTCGCGCAAGCCATACAGCTTGGCATCGAATACGACCCACAACCGCCATTTGACGCCGGGTCGCCGGGCAAAGCGCCGCCCGCGATTGTCGAACGGTTGCGCGCGCGCAGCCGCTTCATTCTGCAAGGGCAGTAA
- a CDS encoding CHAT domain-containing protein → MTQPIPLDTAAQGRPLTIKIKINAKGSKWEFSRPNSAPIKIKRPFNQARLSELRAGLQKCLEKFQRTLAQQLKWPLPSAEVDEALLELHGYTREVSLALFGKKWSGVKAIFHDTYGSAPHRQSVPLLVTLHVKAPVGDLIPLEYLPVFDPVDQQLEFPSAFDNRDRLMAFIRRFLGFVLVVERIPPKAQRGIAPFLESNPQLPLKFFQHAGFAGVKKEIKFLEKHRKVELIGPWPKDELLDEDVTQHFVKHIHDPFLRFTAPRDLRSDQIQHFACHSDTTNDNAEDHSLTLAHAPEYLRHVTVREIKRVYALLGSPPDCQAFPLIFFNSCGSALSHPHNLTSFLKFFLEDNENRGFIGTEAPIPDEVASFFSIEFYRKLLDNASLAMAFHHARYELLRKYNNPLGILYTLYADPDIRLKEHFS, encoded by the coding sequence ATGACGCAACCCATCCCCCTCGACACTGCGGCACAGGGCCGTCCTCTAACGATCAAGATCAAGATCAATGCCAAAGGGAGTAAGTGGGAGTTCTCACGCCCTAATTCCGCGCCTATTAAGATCAAACGACCCTTCAATCAAGCTCGTCTATCCGAGTTGCGCGCAGGATTGCAGAAGTGCCTTGAGAAATTTCAGCGAACGCTTGCGCAACAACTCAAATGGCCGCTGCCTTCCGCCGAAGTCGATGAGGCGCTTTTGGAACTTCACGGATACACACGGGAAGTGAGTCTGGCACTTTTCGGGAAAAAGTGGTCGGGAGTAAAAGCCATTTTTCATGATACCTATGGAAGCGCGCCGCACCGGCAATCTGTTCCCCTGCTGGTTACGCTTCATGTGAAAGCGCCCGTGGGTGATCTCATCCCGCTGGAATATTTGCCGGTTTTTGACCCGGTAGACCAACAACTTGAATTTCCTTCTGCCTTTGACAATCGCGACCGACTGATGGCTTTCATACGTCGCTTTCTGGGTTTTGTTTTGGTGGTTGAACGAATTCCACCCAAGGCGCAACGTGGCATCGCGCCGTTTCTCGAAAGTAACCCTCAGTTACCCCTTAAATTTTTTCAGCATGCCGGATTTGCAGGGGTGAAAAAAGAGATCAAGTTTCTGGAGAAGCATCGTAAGGTTGAGTTGATTGGCCCTTGGCCAAAAGATGAGTTGCTGGACGAGGATGTTACTCAACATTTTGTCAAACACATCCATGATCCGTTTTTAAGGTTTACGGCACCGCGTGATTTGCGCTCCGATCAAATTCAACACTTCGCTTGCCATAGCGACACTACAAATGACAATGCGGAAGACCATTCGCTAACTTTGGCACACGCGCCAGAGTATTTGCGCCATGTCACGGTCAGAGAAATCAAACGCGTATACGCCTTACTAGGGTCGCCACCTGACTGCCAGGCTTTTCCGCTGATATTTTTCAACTCTTGTGGCAGCGCGCTCAGTCATCCACACAATCTCACGTCGTTCCTGAAATTCTTTTTGGAGGACAACGAAAATCGCGGCTTCATCGGTACGGAAGCTCCGATTCCTGATGAAGTAGCTTCCTTCTTTTCCATCGAGTTTTACCGCAAACTTTTGGACAATGCGTCACTCGCGATGGCGTTTCATCACGCGCGTTACGAACTGCTGCGGAAGTATAATAATCCGCTTGGCATTCTTTACACGCTTTATGCTGATCCCGACATTCGGTTAAAGGAACACTTCTCATGA
- a CDS encoding thiolase family protein yields the protein MREVVIVDSVRTPLAKSFRGSFNMTKPADLLAHAIKSLLERAPQTAAEIDDVIAGCAQPSGQQGQNVARISALMAGLPPSVAATTVNRFCSSGLQAIAMAAAQIREGADVAIGCGVESISFMKRDFEPQPWIQEHYPGIYMVMGDTAEVVAKRYGISRQVQDEYSLMSQQRTARAQAEGFFNDEIVPMQVTRGILDKATGQIASTEEHLCDRDECNRADTTLEGLLALKPHFDKESGQGSVTAGNSSQLSDGASATLVMSRERADALGLKPKLIFRGFAVAGCEPDEMGIGPIYAVPKLLKRHGLTVNDIDLWELNEAFAVQVVYCRDFLGISQDKLNVNGGSVSIGHPFGMTGSRMVGTLANQMRRSSARLGVVTMCIGGGQGAAGLFETCN from the coding sequence ATGAGAGAAGTCGTAATCGTTGACAGCGTGCGCACGCCGTTAGCGAAATCGTTTCGCGGTTCATTCAACATGACCAAGCCCGCCGATTTGCTGGCGCATGCGATCAAGAGTTTGCTGGAACGTGCACCGCAAACTGCCGCCGAGATTGATGATGTGATTGCCGGCTGCGCACAACCCAGCGGCCAGCAAGGGCAAAACGTCGCGCGCATCAGCGCGTTGATGGCGGGCTTGCCGCCTTCGGTCGCCGCGACCACCGTCAATCGGTTTTGTTCATCCGGCTTGCAAGCGATTGCGATGGCGGCGGCGCAGATTCGCGAGGGCGCGGACGTCGCGATTGGCTGCGGCGTCGAAAGCATCTCGTTTATGAAGCGCGATTTTGAGCCGCAGCCGTGGATTCAGGAACATTACCCCGGTATTTACATGGTCATGGGCGATACCGCCGAAGTCGTCGCCAAACGCTATGGCATTAGTCGCCAAGTACAGGATGAATACTCGCTGATGAGCCAACAACGCACGGCGCGCGCGCAGGCCGAAGGTTTTTTCAACGACGAGATCGTGCCGATGCAAGTCACGCGCGGTATCCTCGATAAAGCGACCGGCCAGATCGCCAGCACCGAGGAACACCTCTGCGACCGTGACGAATGCAATCGTGCCGACACGACGTTGGAAGGTTTGCTGGCCCTAAAACCGCACTTTGACAAAGAGAGCGGGCAGGGCAGTGTGACGGCGGGCAATTCGTCGCAACTGTCGGATGGCGCTTCGGCCACGCTCGTGATGTCGCGCGAACGTGCCGACGCCTTGGGCCTTAAACCCAAGCTGATCTTTCGTGGCTTTGCCGTCGCCGGTTGCGAACCGGACGAGATGGGCATCGGGCCGATTTATGCTGTGCCCAAACTGCTCAAGCGCCACGGCCTGACGGTCAATGACATTGATCTGTGGGAGTTGAACGAAGCCTTTGCCGTGCAGGTCGTCTATTGCCGCGACTTCCTCGGCATTTCGCAAGACAAGCTCAACGTCAATGGAGGTTCAGTTTCGATTGGGCATCCGTTTGGCATGACCGGTTCGCGCATGGTCGGCACGCTGGCGAATCAGATGCGGCGTAGCAGCGCACGGCTCGGCGTGGTGACGATGTGCATTGGTGGTGGGCAGGGCGCGGCGGGCTTGTTCGAAACCTGCAATTGA